One Acidimicrobiia bacterium genomic window carries:
- a CDS encoding cell division protein CrgA, giving the protein MPKTKRGRPAPAKPSRYTPPKPKTAKRSPLWVPATMFTALGCGMVVILGNYLQLLPGGAVRNGYLFLGLGLLVGGFVLSTQLR; this is encoded by the coding sequence GTGCCGAAGACCAAGCGCGGCAGGCCGGCGCCGGCCAAACCTTCTCGCTACACGCCCCCGAAGCCCAAGACCGCCAAGCGCAGCCCGCTCTGGGTACCGGCGACGATGTTCACCGCCCTGGGGTGCGGGATGGTCGTGATCCTCGGGAACTACCTGCAGCTCCTGCCCGGCGGGGCCGTTCGGAACGGCTACCTCTTCCTCGGCCTCGGGTTGCTCGTCGGCGGGTTCGTCCTCTCCACCCAGCTGCGCTGA
- the gyrA gene encoding DNA gyrase subunit A — translation MPEGDDTQAAGSSSVELVEIQEEMERSFLDYAMSVITARALPDARDGLKPVHRRILYGMYDLGLRPDRKYQKAAQAVGEVMGKYHPHGDSAIYDALARMAQDFSLRYPLVDGHGNFGSPDPNDRPAAQRYTEARLGPLAMELIGEIDEDTVDRVPTYDGQRDEPIVLPARFPNLLVNGVGGIAVGMATNIPPHNLREVIDAAVHVLDHPDARPSELMKIVKGPDFPTGALILGKQGIKDAYTTGRGSIKMRAVAEIEEGRRGEQRIVVTEVPYQTSIEVIGQKVAELVNDRKLEGVRDVRNESAGDTTRLVVELRRDSNPNVVLNQLYKHTPMQTSFPVHMLALVDGVPRLLSLDQAILVYVAHQMEVVTRRTEFRLQKAKQREHIVEGLCKALDMLDAVIALIRAAADVETARAGLMSEPFVFTEIQANHILDMQLRRLTALERQKLLNELAELRETIKELESILRSKPKLRKVIKDELLALRDRFGDKRRTRLTADTGAIDLLDLIEDEEVVVVLTNSGYIKTVAADTFRRQGRGGRGVRGSRSRSDDYVDQLLTTSAHSYLLLFSNRGKVYRLRAHEIPMKDRTARGTALVNLIPLVSGERIHAIIDTRTYEDGAYLFFATRKGTVKKTRMSEYDSSLRNGLIAINLPRGDELVRVIQTTGRDDIVMVSRNGQAIRFAESSVRPTGRATAGVRGMRLRADDEVVACDLYRRGAVMLFVSSSGHGKRTKLDLFHRQGRGGQGVRGMKITAARGSVVAAFTVSEDDEILVFSSAGNIIRLPAAEVSAQGRDATGVRVARLGDGDAIVAVAPVLEGDNGEDADGSP, via the coding sequence ATGCCTGAGGGCGACGACACGCAAGCAGCGGGTTCGAGCAGCGTCGAGCTCGTCGAGATCCAGGAGGAGATGGAGCGCTCCTTCTTGGACTACGCGATGTCCGTCATCACCGCTCGGGCGTTGCCGGACGCCCGCGACGGTCTGAAGCCCGTCCACCGTCGGATCCTCTACGGGATGTACGACCTCGGTCTTCGCCCCGACCGTAAGTACCAGAAAGCGGCTCAGGCCGTCGGCGAGGTCATGGGCAAGTACCACCCGCACGGCGACAGTGCGATCTACGACGCCTTGGCCCGCATGGCCCAGGACTTCTCGTTGCGGTACCCACTCGTGGACGGACATGGGAACTTCGGGTCACCCGACCCGAACGACCGTCCTGCCGCACAGCGCTACACCGAGGCCCGCCTCGGGCCGCTGGCGATGGAGCTGATCGGCGAGATCGACGAGGACACGGTCGACCGTGTCCCGACCTACGACGGCCAGCGCGACGAGCCCATCGTTCTCCCGGCGCGGTTCCCGAACCTGCTCGTGAACGGGGTCGGCGGTATCGCCGTCGGAATGGCGACGAACATCCCGCCCCACAATCTCCGCGAGGTGATCGACGCCGCCGTCCACGTACTCGATCACCCTGACGCCCGGCCCTCGGAGCTCATGAAGATTGTCAAAGGGCCCGACTTCCCGACCGGCGCGCTGATCCTCGGGAAGCAGGGGATCAAGGACGCCTACACGACGGGCCGCGGCTCCATCAAGATGCGCGCCGTCGCCGAGATCGAGGAAGGCCGGCGTGGTGAGCAGCGCATCGTCGTGACGGAGGTGCCCTACCAGACCTCCATCGAGGTAATCGGCCAGAAGGTGGCCGAGCTCGTCAACGATCGGAAGCTCGAGGGCGTCCGCGACGTCCGCAACGAGTCCGCCGGCGACACCACCCGGCTGGTGGTCGAGCTGCGTCGAGACAGCAACCCGAACGTCGTGCTGAACCAGCTCTACAAGCACACACCGATGCAGACGAGCTTCCCCGTCCACATGCTGGCGCTCGTCGACGGCGTCCCTCGGCTGCTCTCGCTCGACCAGGCGATCCTCGTGTACGTCGCGCACCAGATGGAGGTCGTGACGCGGCGCACCGAGTTCCGGCTCCAGAAGGCGAAGCAGCGCGAGCACATCGTTGAGGGTCTCTGCAAGGCCCTCGACATGCTCGACGCCGTCATTGCGCTGATCCGTGCCGCCGCCGATGTCGAAACCGCCCGCGCCGGGCTGATGTCGGAGCCGTTCGTGTTCACCGAGATTCAGGCCAACCACATTCTCGATATGCAGCTGCGTCGGCTGACGGCACTGGAGCGTCAGAAGCTCCTGAACGAGCTCGCCGAGCTCCGCGAGACGATCAAGGAGCTGGAATCGATTCTGCGCAGCAAGCCGAAGCTCCGCAAGGTCATCAAGGACGAGTTGCTCGCGCTCCGCGACCGCTTCGGCGACAAGCGGCGCACCCGGCTCACGGCTGACACCGGTGCCATCGACCTCCTCGATCTGATCGAGGACGAGGAGGTCGTCGTCGTACTCACCAACAGCGGATACATCAAGACCGTGGCCGCCGACACCTTCCGCCGGCAGGGCCGGGGCGGGCGTGGCGTGCGCGGGAGCCGTAGCCGCTCCGACGATTACGTCGATCAGCTACTCACCACGAGCGCGCACTCGTACCTCCTGCTGTTCTCCAATCGCGGCAAGGTGTACCGGCTGCGCGCGCACGAGATCCCGATGAAAGACCGCACCGCGCGTGGCACGGCCCTCGTGAACCTCATCCCGTTGGTCTCCGGCGAGCGCATCCACGCCATCATCGACACTCGCACCTACGAGGACGGGGCGTACCTCTTCTTCGCCACGAGGAAGGGCACCGTCAAGAAGACGCGCATGTCGGAGTACGACTCATCGTTGCGCAACGGGCTGATTGCTATCAACCTGCCCCGCGGCGACGAGCTCGTGCGCGTGATCCAAACCACGGGCCGGGACGACATCGTGATGGTGAGTCGAAACGGGCAGGCGATCCGGTTCGCCGAGAGCAGCGTTCGCCCGACCGGGCGAGCGACCGCCGGCGTCCGGGGCATGCGCCTGCGAGCCGACGACGAGGTCGTGGCCTGCGATCTCTACCGCCGAGGCGCCGTGATGCTCTTCGTGAGCTCGAGCGGGCACGGCAAGCGGACGAAGCTCGACCTGTTTCACCGGCAGGGGAGGGGCGGGCAAGGCGTGCGGGGCATGAAGATCACCGCCGCCCGCGGGTCCGTCGTGGCGGCCTTCACGGTCAGTGAGGACGACGAGATTCTGGTGTTTTCCTCGGCCGGCAATATCATTCGTCTTCCGGCCGCCGAGGTCTCGGCGCAAGGTCGCGATGCGACCGGCGTGCGGGTAGCCCGACTCGGCGACGGTGACGCGATCGTTGCGGTCGCCCCCGTGTTGGAGGGTGACAACGGAGAGGACGCCGACGGATCCCCATGA
- a CDS encoding HAD family phosphatase: MTAAVLFDLDGVLLDSEQTWDEARKSFVTAHGGTWQPAATRTLMGMSAPEWSRYLHDELGVRDSPAAISEGVAAMVLAAYRECLPLLPHAVETVRALAERWPLGLASSSNRPVIDAFLDGSGLRGCFDAVVSSEEVERGKPAPDVYLAAAAGLRVPPSECVAVEDSTNGIRSAHAAGALVVAIPNRRFPPEASALDLAARVVASLADLTPEAVTAVAGI, encoded by the coding sequence GTGACGGCCGCCGTCCTCTTCGACCTCGACGGGGTGCTCCTCGACTCCGAGCAGACCTGGGATGAGGCCCGCAAGTCGTTCGTCACCGCGCACGGCGGCACGTGGCAACCGGCCGCGACCCGCACGCTGATGGGCATGAGCGCGCCGGAGTGGTCGCGGTACCTGCACGACGAGCTCGGCGTTCGCGATTCCCCGGCCGCCATCTCCGAGGGCGTCGCGGCCATGGTCCTCGCCGCGTACCGTGAGTGCCTGCCACTGCTCCCGCACGCGGTCGAGACCGTGCGGGCTCTCGCTGAACGCTGGCCCCTCGGACTGGCGTCGTCGTCGAACCGACCGGTCATCGACGCCTTCCTGGACGGCAGCGGGCTGCGAGGCTGCTTCGACGCGGTCGTGTCGTCCGAGGAGGTCGAGCGTGGCAAGCCGGCTCCGGACGTGTACCTGGCGGCGGCCGCCGGGCTGCGGGTGCCGCCGAGCGAGTGCGTCGCGGTCGAGGATTCGACGAATGGGATCCGGTCCGCCCACGCGGCGGGCGCCCTGGTCGTGGCCATCCCGAACCGCCGCTTCCCACCCGAGGCCAGTGCCCTCGACCTGGCCGCGCGCGTCGTCGCATCGCTGGCGGACTTGACCCCCGAGGCCGTCACGGCGGTGGCTGGCATCTGA
- a CDS encoding PaaI family thioesterase, with product MPRNLDDALGDGGMPLLAQLGLSFERYGEGWAEATWTPTTLACNPLGSVHGGVYGVVHDAAMNFAASSALGRGDRATTLDVAYQTMRSSPAGSPLSVRGEVVRLTTSVAYLESTVRDADEALVSRGMATFFVRRRDA from the coding sequence GTGCCCCGGAATCTCGACGACGCGCTCGGGGACGGCGGGATGCCGTTGCTGGCGCAGCTCGGCCTGTCGTTCGAGCGGTACGGAGAAGGCTGGGCCGAGGCGACGTGGACGCCAACGACGCTGGCGTGCAACCCGCTCGGATCCGTCCACGGCGGCGTCTACGGCGTCGTGCACGACGCGGCCATGAACTTCGCCGCCAGCAGCGCCCTCGGGCGTGGCGACCGTGCGACCACGCTGGACGTCGCCTACCAGACGATGCGGTCCAGCCCCGCCGGTTCGCCTCTTTCGGTGCGGGGTGAGGTCGTCCGGCTCACGACGAGCGTCGCCTACCTGGAGTCGACGGTTCGGGACGCCGACGAGGCCCTCGTCTCTCGCGGGATGGCGACGTTCTTCGTGCGGCGTCGCGACGCGTGA
- a CDS encoding phosphatase PAP2 family protein: MAGIYVVYDRLRDQVAGPTHVAFEHAKQLVAAERWLGIYWERDVQQAFLHVDWFIAFWNIFYGTVHFVFPVVALVWLYRKAPARYRRWRTTLVLMFGLAVLSFWLYPLMPPRVMPARYGFVDTAAHYYNFGPQLHVRFLPNGQPSRESIEQFGNLFAAMPSFHVGWSTWAVLAVWPMVRRRWVKAVLIAYPLSILFCITVTANHWLLDAVGGWAVLAVGYAGAVVLERSATAARRVRSG; this comes from the coding sequence ATGGCCGGGATCTACGTCGTCTACGACCGGCTGCGCGACCAGGTGGCGGGGCCGACCCACGTCGCGTTCGAGCACGCCAAGCAGCTGGTGGCCGCCGAGCGCTGGCTCGGCATCTACTGGGAGCGGGACGTCCAGCAGGCGTTCCTGCACGTCGACTGGTTCATCGCGTTCTGGAACATCTTCTACGGCACCGTCCACTTCGTGTTTCCGGTCGTCGCGCTCGTCTGGCTGTACCGGAAGGCCCCGGCTCGGTACCGCCGCTGGCGGACGACGCTGGTCCTGATGTTCGGGCTCGCAGTGTTGTCGTTCTGGCTGTATCCGCTCATGCCCCCCCGGGTCATGCCGGCGCGCTATGGGTTCGTCGACACGGCCGCGCACTACTACAACTTCGGCCCGCAGCTGCACGTTCGCTTCCTTCCGAACGGCCAGCCCAGCCGCGAGAGCATCGAGCAGTTCGGCAACCTGTTCGCCGCCATGCCCAGCTTCCACGTCGGATGGTCGACCTGGGCGGTCCTGGCCGTGTGGCCCATGGTGCGGCGGCGGTGGGTGAAGGCGGTGCTCATCGCCTACCCGCTGAGCATCTTGTTCTGCATCACCGTGACTGCGAACCACTGGCTGCTCGACGCCGTCGGCGGGTGGGCGGTGCTTGCCGTGGGCTATGCCGGTGCGGTCGTCCTCGAGCGGAGCGCGACCGCGGCTCGGCGCGTGCGGTCCGGCTAG
- a CDS encoding thiolase family protein encodes MASAVIVDAVRTPLGRRNGRLKDWHPVDLAAHTLRALVERNDLDPALIEDVIMGCVSQVGDQAVNIGRNAALAAGFPESVTGTTIDRQCGSSQQAAHFAAQGVLAGAYDVVIAAGVESMTRTPMGSSLLPGTNPFGRQLPVRYDLVPQGISAELIAEKWSISREENDEFSLESHRRAARATEEGRFEREIVPVDVQTDESSETMTRDEGIRADSTLEALAKLKPAFKPDGVITAGNSSQITDGAAAVLVMSEDKAMELGLVPRARFHAFALAGVDPVLMLTGPIPATTKALERAGLTLDEIDRVEINEAFAPVVLAWEREHHPDMARVNVNGGAIALGHPLGCSGARLMATLLNELERSGGRFGLQVMCEGGGMANATVLERLR; translated from the coding sequence ATGGCGAGTGCAGTGATCGTTGACGCCGTGCGCACACCACTGGGGCGGCGCAACGGCAGGCTCAAGGACTGGCACCCGGTCGATCTCGCCGCGCACACCCTGCGCGCCCTCGTCGAACGGAACGATCTTGACCCTGCGCTCATCGAAGACGTCATCATGGGCTGCGTCTCCCAGGTCGGCGACCAGGCCGTCAACATCGGCCGCAACGCCGCGCTGGCGGCGGGCTTCCCGGAGTCGGTGACCGGGACGACCATCGACCGTCAGTGCGGCTCGTCGCAACAGGCCGCCCACTTCGCCGCCCAGGGGGTGCTTGCCGGCGCGTACGACGTCGTCATCGCGGCCGGTGTCGAGAGCATGACCAGGACCCCGATGGGGTCGTCGCTGCTCCCGGGAACGAACCCCTTCGGCCGTCAGCTTCCAGTGCGCTACGACCTCGTGCCGCAGGGCATCTCGGCCGAGCTGATCGCCGAGAAGTGGAGCATCTCACGTGAGGAGAACGACGAGTTCTCGCTCGAATCCCACCGCCGCGCGGCGCGTGCCACCGAGGAGGGCCGCTTCGAGCGTGAGATCGTGCCCGTCGACGTGCAGACCGACGAGAGCAGCGAGACCATGACGCGGGACGAGGGCATCCGCGCCGACTCGACCCTCGAGGCGCTCGCAAAGCTGAAGCCGGCGTTCAAGCCCGACGGCGTGATCACCGCCGGCAACTCCTCGCAGATCACCGACGGCGCGGCAGCCGTGCTCGTGATGAGCGAGGACAAGGCGATGGAGCTCGGGTTGGTGCCCCGCGCACGGTTCCACGCCTTCGCCCTCGCGGGTGTCGACCCCGTGCTCATGCTGACCGGGCCCATTCCCGCAACGACGAAGGCCCTCGAGCGGGCAGGGCTCACGCTCGACGAGATCGACCGTGTCGAGATCAACGAGGCGTTCGCGCCGGTCGTGCTCGCCTGGGAGCGCGAGCATCACCCCGACATGGCGCGGGTCAACGTGAACGGTGGCGCCATCGCGCTCGGCCATCCCCTCGGGTGCTCGGGCGCTCGCCTCATGGCAACCCTGCTGAACGAGCTGGAGCGGTCCGGCGGCCGCTTCGGCCTGCAGGTCATGTGCGAAGGGGGCGGGATGGCGAACGCCACCGTCCTCGAGCGCCTCCGCTGA
- a CDS encoding aminodeoxychorismate/anthranilate synthase component II — protein MTRRVVVIDNYDSFVYNLVQYLGELGAEPLVYRHDAVDLAGIRRLQPDAVLVSPGPGRPEDAGISNDVIRDCGEHGTPVLGVCLGHQCIGHVYGARVGRAPRVMHGKTSVISHDGLGVFTGLPDPLRATRYHSLVVERASVPAELDVTAESEDGLVMGLRHRRLPVEGVQFHPESILTESGHHLLRNFLDRAGLAATA, from the coding sequence ATGACACGTCGGGTCGTCGTGATCGACAACTACGACTCCTTCGTCTACAACCTCGTGCAGTACCTCGGCGAGCTCGGTGCCGAGCCGTTGGTGTACCGACACGACGCAGTCGACCTGGCTGGCATTCGCCGCCTGCAGCCCGACGCGGTCCTCGTCTCGCCAGGCCCCGGGCGCCCGGAGGACGCCGGGATCTCGAATGACGTGATCCGCGACTGCGGCGAACACGGCACCCCGGTCCTCGGCGTCTGCCTCGGCCATCAGTGCATCGGCCATGTCTACGGAGCGCGCGTCGGACGCGCGCCGCGCGTCATGCACGGCAAGACGTCGGTGATCAGCCACGACGGGCTCGGCGTCTTCACTGGACTCCCGGACCCGCTCCGCGCCACCCGCTACCACTCGTTGGTGGTCGAGCGGGCGTCGGTCCCGGCCGAGCTCGACGTGACCGCCGAGAGCGAGGACGGGCTCGTCATGGGCCTTCGTCATCGCCGCCTGCCGGTAGAGGGGGTCCAGTTCCATCCGGAGTCGATCCTCACCGAGTCCGGACACCACCTGCTGCGCAACTTCCTGGACCGGGCCGGGCTCGCGGCGACCGCCTGA
- a CDS encoding A/G-specific adenine glycosylase has product MAGRTAALAAWYEQHGRHALPWRATRDRWSVLVSEVMLHQTQAPRVEAVYPAFLAEFPTAAAMAAAAPGDVIQAWGRLGYPRRARRLWEAARRIADAGWPTDLRELPGVGRYTAAAVRAQADDADVPAVDLNVRRVVERVEGRRLTIGEAEAAMVRAGGPLRGRDRLLALMDVGATVCRPAAPRCPACPLRRRCAARGPLVAEHRAAPAPYEGSFRQRRGAVLARLRDGPTPAALLDAAALTSLRRDGLAVLDGATARLP; this is encoded by the coding sequence GTGGCCGGCCGAACCGCTGCCCTCGCCGCCTGGTACGAGCAGCACGGGCGGCATGCGCTGCCGTGGCGGGCGACCCGCGACCGCTGGTCGGTGCTGGTCTCTGAAGTCATGCTGCACCAGACCCAGGCTCCCCGGGTCGAGGCCGTCTACCCGGCCTTTCTCGCTGAGTTCCCGACCGCGGCGGCGATGGCGGCCGCTGCCCCGGGCGACGTCATCCAGGCGTGGGGTCGGCTCGGCTACCCGCGCCGGGCGCGGCGCCTCTGGGAGGCTGCCCGCCGAATCGCGGACGCGGGCTGGCCGACCGACCTGCGCGAGCTACCGGGGGTCGGCCGGTACACCGCCGCCGCGGTCCGTGCCCAGGCCGACGACGCCGATGTGCCAGCCGTGGACCTGAACGTGCGGCGCGTCGTGGAGCGGGTGGAGGGTCGGCGCCTCACGATCGGCGAGGCCGAGGCCGCGATGGTGCGGGCGGGCGGGCCGCTCCGGGGGCGCGACCGGCTGCTGGCCCTCATGGACGTCGGGGCGACGGTCTGCCGGCCCGCGGCCCCCCGCTGCCCCGCCTGCCCGCTCCGTCGCCGCTGCGCTGCCCGGGGCCCGCTCGTCGCCGAGCACCGCGCCGCGCCCGCCCCGTACGAGGGCTCGTTCCGGCAACGCCGTGGCGCGGTCCTGGCCCGGCTGCGGGACGGGCCGACCCCCGCAGCCTTGCTCGACGCCGCGGCCCTGACCTCGCTGCGCCGCGACGGTCTCGCCGTGCTCGACGGGGCGACCGCTCGGCTCCCCTGA
- a CDS encoding DUF721 domain-containing protein, which translates to MNEPSRRRGDVPTPLADALRAVGEELGLPDPGLVASLSDRWPDVVGATVAEHARPSSLRDGTLTIAVDAAPWATELRYLEHEIRARLAEISGQDSVHAIRVIVEPAR; encoded by the coding sequence GTGAACGAGCCCTCCCGCCGCCGCGGCGACGTGCCGACGCCGCTCGCCGACGCCTTGCGCGCCGTCGGCGAGGAGCTCGGGCTGCCCGACCCGGGGCTGGTGGCCTCGCTCAGCGACCGCTGGCCCGACGTCGTCGGCGCGACGGTCGCCGAGCACGCCCGGCCCAGCAGCCTCCGCGATGGAACGCTGACCATCGCGGTGGACGCGGCACCCTGGGCGACCGAGCTCCGGTACCTCGAACACGAGATCCGCGCGCGGCTCGCGGAGATCAGCGGCCAGGACAGCGTTCACGCCATCCGCGTCATCGTCGAGCCGGCGCGTTGA
- a CDS encoding DUF3566 domain-containing protein, with product MLVEEPKTSSRRFRFPGRVTTATVAAAPPPATPPIAAPAPVVAAPPIVAPMTATTRAATVGAERHYRQTVTKVDLWSVTKLSLCFYLSAMFVTIVALVSLWFIAVSVGIVHSIEKFLGDLLSAKNFHFLSATVLRGAILVGLVVVALQVVITVISASFYNIFAELFGGVEITVREEGRADYPDPSPGL from the coding sequence GTGCTCGTCGAGGAGCCGAAGACATCCTCGCGGCGGTTCCGGTTCCCGGGCCGCGTGACTACCGCGACCGTCGCCGCCGCCCCGCCGCCAGCGACCCCGCCGATCGCGGCCCCAGCGCCGGTGGTTGCCGCTCCGCCGATCGTGGCACCCATGACCGCGACGACGCGTGCCGCGACGGTCGGCGCGGAGCGGCACTATCGCCAGACGGTCACGAAGGTCGATCTGTGGTCGGTGACGAAGCTGTCGCTCTGCTTCTATCTCAGCGCGATGTTCGTGACCATCGTTGCCCTGGTGTCACTGTGGTTCATCGCGGTGTCCGTGGGCATCGTCCATAGCATCGAGAAGTTCCTCGGGGACCTGTTGTCGGCCAAGAATTTCCATTTCCTGTCGGCGACGGTGCTGCGGGGCGCGATCCTCGTTGGGCTCGTGGTCGTGGCGCTGCAGGTGGTGATCACGGTGATCTCGGCGTCCTTCTACAACATCTTCGCCGAGCTGTTCGGCGGCGTTGAGATCACGGTGAGAGAGGAAGGACGTGCGGACTACCCTGACCCGTCCCCGGGGCTATAG
- a CDS encoding PaaI family thioesterase, with amino-acid sequence MEPHLHPTVRGRERELGALASAVRRLIALTVTTTAPPEETGVAAADLEAVAGRLASFVPSEVPYLYVTAADPEAGPDEIAPFDVIHGEYNPLALPVRISLEPPRAVGRARFTKPYEGPPGCVHGAVLCGVFDMVFTAANRLAAAAGPTVELNVRYRRPTRLETETIFEGWVSARAGRVTTATGRALQAGVVTVEATGKFLRMPRERVLRMGDAG; translated from the coding sequence GTGGAGCCACACCTGCACCCGACGGTTCGGGGTCGCGAGCGCGAGCTCGGCGCCCTGGCCTCGGCGGTGCGTCGCCTGATCGCCCTGACCGTGACCACGACGGCGCCTCCGGAGGAGACCGGCGTCGCCGCCGCCGACCTCGAGGCCGTCGCCGGACGGCTGGCATCGTTCGTGCCGTCGGAGGTCCCGTACCTCTACGTGACGGCGGCGGATCCGGAGGCGGGACCCGACGAGATCGCGCCGTTCGACGTGATCCACGGCGAGTACAACCCGCTCGCCCTCCCGGTGCGGATCTCCCTCGAGCCGCCCCGGGCCGTCGGCCGGGCTCGGTTCACGAAGCCCTACGAGGGCCCGCCTGGATGCGTGCACGGCGCCGTGCTCTGCGGTGTCTTCGACATGGTCTTCACGGCCGCCAACCGGCTGGCGGCCGCCGCCGGGCCGACGGTGGAGCTCAACGTCCGGTACCGGCGCCCGACGCGACTCGAGACCGAGACGATCTTCGAGGGCTGGGTGAGTGCACGCGCGGGACGGGTCACGACCGCGACTGGGCGGGCGCTGCAGGCCGGTGTGGTCACGGTCGAGGCGACCGGCAAGTTCCTGCGAATGCCTCGTGAGCGGGTGCTGCGCATGGGCGACGCCGGGTGA
- the gyrB gene encoding DNA topoisomerase (ATP-hydrolyzing) subunit B — MTRKASYTAKDITVLKGLEPVRERPGMYIGSTGPSGLHHLVYEVVDNSVDEAMAAEATRIDVTLLADGGCRVSDDGRGIPVDPHPDDPKKSAAEIIMTTLHAGGKFGGDGYKISGGLHGVGVSVVNALSARLDLEIHRDGSRWEQHFAKGGVPQGRLKKVGTSKRRGTVITFWPDPAVFEDTEFRAQTLIERLREMAFLNKGLEIRFRDERVEPPLAQSFRYTGGIVDFVKHLNTAKEPLFKRVVAFEDRSPGSEIEIAMQWNTGFYEGLHSFANNIATTEGGMHEEGFKKALTNVLNKYAKAKALLKDKDSNLLGEDIREGLTAIVSVKLRSPQFEGQTKAKLGNTEMRSSVERATNEKLAEWLEEHPPEGRLIVNKAIQASRARVAARQARDLTRRKSLLESAAMPGKLADCASKDPAESELFIVEGDSAGGSAKRARDPRFQAILPIRGKILNVERSRIDRMLKNEEIQTLVQAIGAGIGDDFVGSKTRYHKIIVLADADVDGAHIRTLLLTFFYRQLAELVRYGCIYIAQPPLYRADIGKERFYLKDEAALRAFETEHEGKKIEINRFKGLGEMDWQELGETTMSPGTRTLLRVSVEDAAIADEMFSTLMGDDVETRRRFIQDNAKDVRFIDA; from the coding sequence TTGACTCGTAAAGCGAGCTACACAGCTAAGGACATCACCGTTCTCAAGGGCCTCGAGCCGGTGCGCGAGCGCCCCGGGATGTATATCGGCTCGACCGGTCCGTCCGGTCTGCACCATCTCGTCTACGAGGTCGTCGACAACTCGGTCGATGAGGCGATGGCCGCAGAGGCCACCCGCATCGACGTCACCCTGTTGGCTGACGGTGGCTGCCGCGTCTCCGACGACGGCCGCGGGATCCCGGTCGACCCGCACCCCGACGACCCCAAGAAGTCGGCGGCCGAGATCATCATGACCACACTGCACGCCGGCGGGAAGTTTGGCGGAGACGGCTACAAGATCTCCGGTGGCCTGCACGGCGTCGGGGTATCCGTGGTCAACGCGCTGTCGGCCCGGCTCGATCTCGAGATCCATCGGGACGGGTCGCGGTGGGAGCAGCACTTCGCGAAGGGCGGCGTTCCCCAGGGCCGGCTCAAGAAGGTGGGGACGTCGAAGCGGCGCGGAACCGTCATCACGTTCTGGCCCGACCCGGCCGTGTTCGAGGACACGGAGTTCCGCGCCCAGACGCTCATCGAGCGGCTCCGAGAGATGGCGTTCCTCAACAAGGGCCTCGAGATCCGCTTCCGGGACGAGCGCGTGGAGCCGCCGCTGGCTCAGAGCTTCCGGTACACGGGCGGCATCGTGGACTTTGTGAAGCATCTGAACACGGCCAAGGAGCCACTGTTCAAGCGCGTGGTCGCGTTCGAAGATCGCAGCCCCGGCTCGGAGATCGAGATCGCGATGCAATGGAACACCGGGTTCTACGAGGGGCTCCACTCGTTCGCGAACAACATCGCCACGACCGAAGGTGGGATGCACGAGGAGGGCTTCAAGAAGGCGTTGACGAACGTGCTGAACAAGTACGCGAAGGCGAAGGCGTTGCTGAAGGACAAGGACTCGAACCTTCTCGGCGAGGACATCCGCGAGGGGCTCACGGCGATCGTCTCGGTGAAGCTCCGCTCACCCCAGTTCGAGGGTCAGACCAAGGCCAAGCTCGGGAACACCGAGATGCGGTCGTCCGTGGAGCGGGCCACGAACGAGAAGCTCGCCGAGTGGCTCGAGGAGCACCCGCCCGAGGGGCGCTTGATCGTCAACAAGGCCATCCAGGCCTCCCGAGCCCGCGTCGCCGCCCGCCAGGCGCGCGACCTCACCCGCCGCAAGTCGCTCCTCGAGAGCGCAGCGATGCCCGGCAAGCTGGCCGATTGTGCGTCGAAGGACCCGGCCGAGTCCGAGCTGTTCATCGTCGAAGGGGACAGCGCCGGTGGCTCGGCGAAGCGGGCGCGCGATCCTCGGTTCCAGGCGATCCTTCCGATCCGGGGCAAGATCCTGAATGTCGAGCGTTCGCGTATCGACCGGATGCTGAAGAACGAGGAGATCCAGACCCTCGTCCAGGCGATCGGTGCGGGCATCGGCGATGACTTCGTCGGGTCGAAGACTCGGTACCACAAGATCATCGTGCTCGCGGATGCCGACGTCGACGGGGCGCACATCCGGACGCTGCTCCTCACGTTCTTCTACCGTCAGCTGGCCGAGCTCGTGCGCTACGGATGCATCTACATCGCCCAGCCGCCGCTCTACCGAGCCGATATCGGCAAGGAGCGCTTCTACCTCAAGGACGAGGCCGCCCTGCGGGCGTTCGAGACCGAGCACGAAGGCAAGAAGATCGAGATCAATCGCTTCAAGGGCCTCGGAGAGATGGACTGGCAAGAGCTGGGCGAGACCACCATGAGCCCGGGGACGCGTACGCTGCTGCGCGTCTCGGTCGAGGACGCCGCCATCGCCGACGAGATGTTCTCGACCTTGATGGGCGACGACGTGGAAACGCGACGCCGGTTCATCCAGGACAACGCGAAGGACGTGCGCTTCATCGATGCCTGA